The DNA window ACTTCCGGAACTCGCCGATCTCACGCACCGAACTCGACGAACTCCGGAACAACCCCCCGGCCTGGCTGACCGAACTCCGCCAGACCGGCCCGTTCCCCCGCGACATCGTGGCCCGCAAACTCGGAGTTTCCAACACCGGCCTGGCCCGCGCCGACGTCTCCGACTCCCTCGACGCCGAGCAGATCGCCGCACTCCTCGCCGACCCGCCGGAATGGCTGATCCGCGAGCGCGAGAACTACGCCACGGTGCTGAAGGAGAACGAGCGCATCAAGGCCCAGCAGGAGGAGCGCCGGGCGGCATCGAACCGCCCGGCGAAGAACCGCACGTAGCGCGCCTTCCTCGAGTCCCCCACCGGACGTTTCGCGGCGAACTCGGTTCCGCCCTCGAGATTCCTCTGACGCCGGAGCCGAACGCCATCAGGCTCTACCACCGAGGATAGGTATTTCCTGCGGCTTCTACGCGGACCGCGGTCAAGTCGCGCATGCCCTCGGTGCCTGGGCGTCCTCGCACGCCCAGTGGTCGCGCGCTGTCTGAATCCGCTTCCGGGCCTGGGTGATTCGGCAACAGCATCTGAAACCTGTTATATCGCACCGGGATCGGCGGCAACCAGTCGACACTTCCCATCCGCGCACTCCCGCTTCAACCGACCCATCGAGATGGTCTGGATCAGCCCGATCGCCCAGCAGGTCGGGCACCCGCGCAGCGCCACGAAGCCGACCGGCAGGAGCAGCAGACTCGCGGGCCCGAAGGCGGGCATGAGCGCGAACGAGCCGATCACGGCACCGAATCCGACTGCGCCACGGGCCAAATGACGCGCCACCGACGAACTGGCGAAGCTCCCGTCACCGCTCATCGTCGACCTCCCGGATCGGATCCAGGAGAATCAGTTGCATCCTCCCGGATCGGATCCAGCAGACTCTGCTGCACGGCAGCCCTGGCGCGATGCAACCGCGACTTCATCGCCGCGGTACTGAGCCCGAGCAGATCCGCAACCATCCGGCCGCTGTATCCCTGAACATCCCGCATGATCAGCACCCGCCGCTGTTCGCCCGGCAGCGCCGCAATCGCCGCCGCCACACGCTCGGCCTCCCAACGATGAATCGCCTCCTCCTCGGCTGAAGCGATAGCAGAATCCGGAATCCCCTCAACCCGCCGCACCCGCAACCGCAACTGCCGCAGACATTCATTCCGAACGATCCGAAACATCCACGACGCCAACGCCCCCGAAGCCCGCAACGTCCCGATCTTGCGATACAGAATGATCAACGCCTCCTGCGCCGCATCCTCCGCATCCTCCGGCGTCGCACACAACGAGTAGGCGAACCGCCGCACATGCGGATGCGACCCCGAAATCAGCGACGTGATCGACGCGAGTTCCCCGTCCCGTGCAGCAGCGACCACCCTCTCATCGGGCCAGGTCTCAACCACGGGACCGACTCCACCGACGCACCACGACGACACTGCAGGCACAAACAAGCACCACGCCAACAACTATCGCGGCAATGATCACGACAAACCTCCCAATCCCGCGCCGACCCTGTTGCCGACACAAGCATGAGAGACGCACATCCGCCCAAAGGATTCACAGCGTCCTCAACCGAGCATCACCGAGGATCCGGCGGCCGGGGGTCCGTCGCAGGAAATGGACCACCGGGGTCCGGAACTGGCGGCAACGGCCTGCCCGGATCGGGATCCGGATCGGGTCGCGGAGCAGGCACCGGCGGCAACGGCAGGTCCGGATCAGGCTGCGGTAGCGGATCGGGTGTCGACGGCAGCGGGCCCGGCTCCGGTGGCACGGGCTCCGGGTCGGGAAGAGGCTCAGGTCCTGGCACCGGTGGCACCGGATCCGGAATCGGAAACGGCGGGACCGGGCTGGGTTCCGGCGGCACTGGACGAGTCATACATACACCTCCTCATTCGAGCCTTACCCACCCGTGTCCAGCCGAATCAGCCGCGACCGCATCGATGTGACACATGCGGCGGTACTCCGCTGGCGTTCGACGGCAGGCGGCGGAATCAAGCTCGGGGGCGGCGGCCGCGTGTCAGCACCTATTGGCGCCGCACACGAAACTGCGGCGCGAGGACGTGCGCGAAACGCGAACCCGAATCGTTGAAGAGCGCGAGCCCGCGATCAATAAATCCATTCCCCGTGCCGCAGGGCAGAAGCCCACGGGCTCCAATAGCTATCGTGGGACTGTGGCCTTACGTGCAAAGATTTGCGGGATCAGGTCCGAGGCCGATCTTCGGATCGCAGTCGACGCTGGCGCGGATGCGCTCGGATTCATTTCCGGCGTAACGCATTTCAGCGAGGATGCACTCGACGCGGATGCGGCGGCTCGCCTGGCTGGCCTGGTGCCGCCATTCATCACGCGTGTGCTTGTCACTCATCTCGAGGACGCGGCGGCGATCGTCGAGCTCGCCGACCGGATAGGTACCGATGCCATCCAGGTCCATGGCCTCGTCACCGCGGATACGGTCCGTCAAGTCAAGAAGGCAGCCCGCGGCCGCCGTGTCATCAAAGCCGTGCATGTCACCGGCCCGGACGCTGTCGATACCGCACGCGAAGCAGCATCGGATTGCGATGCGGTCCTATTGGATTCGCGTACCGCCAACCGACTCGGCGGGACCGGCCGCACTCACGACTGGTCGATCAGCGCAGCGATCGTATCGGCCTTGGCAGAGCTGAACTGTCCGGTAATCCTCGCCGGCGGTCTCACCCCCGCCAATGTCACCCAAGCAATCGAGGCCGTCCGCCCGTTCGCCATCGACGTCAACAGTGGAGTCGAGACCGCCACCGGCGACAAACAGCCCGAGGCGTGTACAGCGTTCGTGCACGCCGCACACCGGGCATTCAACCGGATCGAACCTCCAGCCCCACAGCCGTAAGCACCAGCGCCGCCGCTACCAGCGTTGCGACCGTGATATCGCTGCCTGCCACCGCCACGCCGACTACCGACGCGACAACTGCCTCGTTCAACCCGACGATCCCCGCTGTCGGGGCATCGAGATCTCGGAGCGCCCACCAGTAGCAGGCGAAACCGGGCCGAGCAGTAACCATCGCCTCCAACGCTTGCGTGGTCGCATACGAGGTGACGAATCCTTCTGCGGAGGTGCGGAATTCGCCGCGGTGTGTGTGCAGCGGGCCCGTTTCCTGCAGATCGAGCAAGCCGGTCAACGCTCGCCGCACCGGCGGCTCGAAGATCGTGTGCGGGTCCGCAGTGATGACGGCACCCACCGCCAGATGCAAACTCAGATGCCGCCAGGTGTCGGCAACCTCACCCCGGCGAAACGCCTCCTCCTCGACCCGTGCGTCTCCTTGCCGTAATCCCGTCAGCAGCCGCTCGACCACGCTGGCACGAGCGCGTTCGACGCGTTTGCCTCCCACCGCCGCGACTTCCGGCTGCGAAACGATCGACGCCACGTACGCGCACGCATATAGCGGTTCGGTCCGCGAATCACCGTCCAGCGTCAGCGATATCAAGAACGTTGTCGCCCGCAATAGCGCTCGTGCCGCACTTTCGTGCGGTAGGGGCTGCTCGTCGAACGCAATTGCCCGCTATTCAATGCCGAGTACAGTTCACCCGCTATCGACTCGGTCGAGGCATACGACCCGTAGACCACCGAAACGACGAGCGCCCCGAACCGCTACAGTGAGATTCGGAGCACTGTCGTCGTTTTCACGGATTAGGCGCGGCGCAGACATACTGCACTAGAGCAGGTGCGCTATGCGGTCGATCATCCAGTCGGTTGCCGCGTCGTGGTCGTTACCAGGGATTTCCCGAGTCGCATACATTGGCTTGCTCACGAAGCGGTGTGAACCCTTGCCCATCTCCGGTCGCACTGTCCACCACCACAGTTCGCGATGCAGCTTCGGGCCATTGCTCGCGTCCTGCGGGTGCCTGCGTCGCGTCCTCGGGCGCGACAGCCTACGAGCGAGCGATTTCGCCCGATCACGCAAACTGATCGGCCCGTGGTAGTCGGCGTATCGGCGTCCATTGAGCAGTGACATATCATCCTCTATCCGCATTGGGTCACAACCCGCACATGGCTGCGGTCACAACCTTTTGCTCGGAGACCTGCGGGAGCTCGAACTTCCGTCCCTGGATCGTACCCGAGGCGTTGGCGTAGATCCGATAAACCCCAGGCACGCACGGCGCTTGGGTCGTGTATGTCTGACGCGATGTGGGGATGATGCTCGACCGCTTCACGTCACCGATCCAATCCCACGTGTTGTCAGGTGTTCGCCGCTGCAGTTGCAGGTAGTAGTTGTGGGTCAGCCCCGCGTCGGCGGGTACGGAATCGCACTCCGCCCATCCGTAACCCTCGATATTCGGGATCAGAACTGTTGGTGTGCTGTAGATGAAACCGTGGTCGCATAGGGGCTTCTTCGCCTCTCTGACCAATGGCCCGCCGGGACTGGCGTTCGCGACGTTGCCACTTGTACCGGAGATCAGCAGCGCGCCGAGCGCGGCGACGATGACGAACAGCCGAGAAATGTTGTAATGCACGAGATTGCCCCCATTCTTTCATGCCTGAGCAGCCGATACCGCCCAGTACTCTCATGACGTAATCAATTCGCTTCGATATCGACGACGCCGATAGGCGTGATCGTGAGTGCGTCGGCTTTGTCCAGGTCGGCGTCCGAGTCCGAGACCCATCCGTCCGCGTCAACCGGCATCATCAAGCCGTCCGCGCCCTGAAACATCGGACGACTATCGACAGGGGCGCAGTAGAGCTTCTGACGAGTGTCCTCATGGAAGACCGCGAGCAGTGCGCGCACCGATGGAGCGATATCCGTTCGCGCGGAATGCAATTCGGACATCTGCTACCCGCCGATCCCCGGCGAGGGGAGATCTGCCATGTTGAGCAGGGCCGTCCAGAAGTCTTCGCGAACCGCGTCCCACAAGTCGCCATGCTCGGAAAGCAACTCCCGAGCGTCGGCGAGATCCGGGTATCCGTCGAACATGATCGTGCCGGGCTGCGCGTCGGGCAGCTTAGTGCGCGATGGGAGGCGGTATGCGGTGAACGCTTCGCCGGTGAGCTGCACGCGCAGTATGCGGGCGGCGCGGTCGACGAACTGCCACACCGCGACCTTTCCTGGTATCGCGGTGGTGTGCAACGGGTTTCGTTTCATGCTGTCCCCTCGGGCTGGTTCATTGCCCCAGATGGTGGGGGAGATGACACCCCGCCACCGGGCCGTTCGGTATTGGTCCACTCGTATGTGTGGAGGGCTTCGAGGTAGCGCTGCATCACCTCGGTCGGTACATCGCAGTAGATCGAGCGTGGCGGCCCGACGAATGCGGATCGTTTCGGCAGTCCTCTGGCGGTCATCGCACAGCACTCGCATCGGGAACGGCGTGCCCGGCGTCGACCAGGGTCCAGAACGCCTGGTACTTGGCGACGCACAGGTCGGTGCGGCATTCGCAATGCCGTTGCACTTCGGTGTGCGCCTGCTCCGGGATGTACGGCTCGGACTGTGAGTGATGCGACGGTTCGAGCGCCCACGAATCAGTTCGCACGGCGT is part of the Nocardia sp. NBC_00565 genome and encodes:
- a CDS encoding DUF5997 family protein produces the protein MSPDKKPQTMKPLTAANKLGIYLPAAPEDFRNSPISRTELDELRNNPPAWLTELRQTGPFPRDIVARKLGVSNTGLARADVSDSLDAEQIAALLADPPEWLIRERENYATVLKENERIKAQQEERRAASNRPAKNRT
- a CDS encoding RNA polymerase sigma factor, coding for MVETWPDERVVAAARDGELASITSLISGSHPHVRRFAYSLCATPEDAEDAAQEALIILYRKIGTLRASGALASWMFRIVRNECLRQLRLRVRRVEGIPDSAIASAEEEAIHRWEAERVAAAIAALPGEQRRVLIMRDVQGYSGRMVADLLGLSTAAMKSRLHRARAAVQQSLLDPIREDATDSPGSDPGGRR
- a CDS encoding phosphoribosylanthranilate isomerase; translated protein: MALRAKICGIRSEADLRIAVDAGADALGFISGVTHFSEDALDADAAARLAGLVPPFITRVLVTHLEDAAAIVELADRIGTDAIQVHGLVTADTVRQVKKAARGRRVIKAVHVTGPDAVDTAREAASDCDAVLLDSRTANRLGGTGRTHDWSISAAIVSALAELNCPVILAGGLTPANVTQAIEAVRPFAIDVNSGVETATGDKQPEACTAFVHAAHRAFNRIEPPAPQP